A DNA window from Pleurodeles waltl isolate 20211129_DDA chromosome 12, aPleWal1.hap1.20221129, whole genome shotgun sequence contains the following coding sequences:
- the APOA2 gene encoding apolipoprotein A-II — protein sequence MKAFVLAFLLLAVSSLEAAVVKREAPNPIPGFDEISKAFSLLGEMLTAGTQEWVQKIQAQDLHTQAQSYVEKTQQQLEPLKAEFNKILENIMKLAKGMGQ from the exons ATGAAGGCTTTTGTGTTGGCGTTCCTGCTGCTTGCAGTCAGCAGCCTGGAAG CTGCTGTGGTGAAGAGGGAGGCCCCGAACCCCATCCCTGGCTTTGATGAGATCTCCAAAGCCTTCTCTTTGCTCGGTGAAATGCTGACGGCAGGCACACAAGAATGGGTGCAGAAAATCCAAGCCCAGGATTTGCATACGCAAGCCCA GTCCTATGTGGAAAAGACACAACAGCAGCTTGAGCCCCTCAAGGCAGAGTTCAACAAGATCCTTGAAAATATTATGAAACTTGCTAAGGGTATGGGGCAGTAG